The following coding sequences lie in one Micromonospora sp. R77 genomic window:
- a CDS encoding ABC transporter permease, with product MTAPVMVGINRTILGIEVRRILRNRRTLLFVVAMPAVFFLAFGLPWRDKPAGARTFAVIMIGMAVYGAMVATTACGAAVAVERGQGWSRQLRLTPLRPAAYIAVKVATAMVLGLVAVLVEYALGAAVGVRMPLATWLESGLAAWLCSLVFAAFGLFVGFLLPAENVMQILGPLLALLALGGGLFLPLDLLPHAVQVVAAWTPAYGVGVLARAPLTGGPVGVAALAVAAWTLLFMVGAIRLFRRDTARV from the coding sequence ATGACCGCACCGGTGATGGTTGGCATCAACCGCACGATACTGGGGATCGAGGTCCGGCGAATCCTGCGTAATCGACGGACCCTGCTGTTCGTCGTCGCGATGCCGGCGGTGTTCTTCCTGGCGTTCGGTCTGCCCTGGCGGGACAAGCCGGCCGGCGCGAGGACGTTCGCCGTCATCATGATCGGCATGGCGGTCTACGGCGCGATGGTGGCCACCACCGCCTGCGGCGCGGCGGTGGCGGTCGAGCGCGGGCAGGGCTGGAGCCGGCAGCTGCGGCTCACCCCGTTGCGGCCGGCCGCGTACATCGCGGTGAAGGTCGCGACGGCGATGGTGCTCGGGTTGGTCGCGGTCCTGGTCGAGTACGCGCTGGGCGCCGCGGTCGGGGTGCGGATGCCGCTGGCCACCTGGCTGGAGTCGGGGCTCGCGGCCTGGCTGTGCTCGCTGGTGTTCGCCGCCTTCGGGCTCTTCGTCGGGTTCCTGCTGCCGGCCGAGAACGTCATGCAGATCCTCGGTCCGCTGCTGGCGCTGCTCGCCCTCGGCGGTGGCCTGTTCCTGCCGCTGGACCTGCTCCCGCACGCCGTTCAGGTGGTGGCCGCCTGGACTCCCGCCTACGGGGTCGGGGTACTCGCCAGGGCGCCGTTGACGGGCGGACCGGTCGGCGTCGCGGCGCTCGCCGTGGCGGCCTGGACACTGCTCTTCATGGTCGGCGCGATCAGATTGTTCCGGCGTGACACGGCCCGCGTCTGA
- a CDS encoding ABC transporter ATP-binding protein translates to MSAPPAIELTGLAKRFGTVVAVDHLQLRVEPGEVVALLGPNGAGKTTTLDLLLGLARPDHGTVRLFGRTPADAVAAGDVAAVLQTGGLLKDLTVEETVRYVGSLYGQHSRAAIAEVMNRADLTGIARRRVGRCSGGQQQRLRFALAVLPEPRLLVLDEPTAGMDVSGRRDFWSAIRRDGAGGRTVLFSTHQLEEADTYADRVVLMRRGRVVADGEASEIRRLALGRLVRVTWPDADPGGLAELRRLPGVRSVEARGVTVWIRTEDSDAAARHLLHHTPARDLEVTSTSMEEAFLALTSDLDEQEATR, encoded by the coding sequence ATGAGCGCCCCGCCCGCGATCGAGCTGACCGGACTGGCCAAGCGGTTCGGTACGGTCGTCGCCGTCGATCACCTGCAGCTACGTGTCGAGCCGGGCGAGGTCGTAGCCCTGCTCGGGCCCAACGGGGCGGGCAAGACCACCACCCTGGACCTGCTGCTGGGCCTGGCCCGACCCGACCACGGCACCGTCCGGTTGTTCGGGCGTACGCCCGCCGACGCGGTCGCCGCCGGTGACGTCGCGGCTGTGCTCCAGACCGGGGGCCTGCTCAAGGACCTCACCGTCGAGGAGACCGTCCGGTACGTCGGCTCCCTGTACGGTCAGCACAGTCGGGCGGCGATCGCGGAGGTGATGAACCGCGCCGACCTCACCGGCATCGCCCGGCGGCGCGTCGGCCGCTGCTCGGGCGGGCAGCAGCAGCGCCTCCGGTTCGCCCTGGCGGTGCTACCCGAGCCACGGCTCCTGGTGCTGGACGAGCCGACCGCCGGGATGGACGTGTCCGGGCGGCGCGACTTCTGGTCGGCCATCCGCCGCGACGGGGCGGGTGGGCGCACCGTGCTGTTCTCCACCCACCAGCTCGAGGAGGCAGACACCTACGCCGACCGGGTCGTGCTCATGCGGCGGGGCCGGGTGGTCGCCGACGGTGAGGCGTCCGAGATCCGTCGGCTGGCCCTCGGGCGCCTGGTGCGCGTCACCTGGCCGGACGCCGATCCCGGCGGGCTGGCGGAGCTGCGCCGGCTGCCCGGGGTCCGCTCGGTGGAGGCCCGCGGGGTCACCGTGTGGATCCGGACCGAGGATTCCGACGCCGCTGCCCGCCACCTGCTGCACCACACCCCGGCCCGGGACCTGGAGGTCACCTCCACCAGCATGGAGGAGGCGTTCCTGGCGCTGACCTCCGACCTCGACGAACAGGAGGCGACGCGATGA
- a CDS encoding flavin reductase family protein, whose amino-acid sequence MPSTSDPTVRAHVTIRPKILYFGTPVVLLSTENEDGSANLAPISSAWALGRTVVLGLGAGGQSGQNLAARPDLVVNLPAAHQWRAVERLAPLTGRHPVPPDKRDRFRHEPAKFAAAGLRPQPSTHVRPPRVAECPLHLEARAARIHSATGDGFLIVEARVLAVHADPGIVVPGTDHVDPGAWNPLIYNFRHYFGLGPQLGHSFRSETPADGRDRS is encoded by the coding sequence ATGCCGAGCACGAGCGACCCGACGGTCCGCGCCCATGTCACGATCCGCCCGAAGATTCTCTACTTCGGCACCCCGGTGGTGCTGCTGAGCACCGAGAACGAGGACGGCAGCGCCAACCTCGCCCCGATCTCCTCCGCCTGGGCGCTGGGGCGGACCGTCGTACTCGGCCTGGGCGCCGGCGGGCAGAGCGGGCAGAACCTCGCCGCCCGGCCCGACCTGGTCGTCAACCTGCCGGCCGCACACCAGTGGCGGGCGGTCGAACGCCTCGCGCCGCTGACCGGCCGGCATCCCGTGCCGCCGGACAAGCGCGACCGCTTCCGCCACGAACCGGCGAAGTTCGCCGCCGCCGGCCTACGCCCGCAACCCTCGACCCACGTACGCCCGCCCCGGGTCGCCGAGTGCCCGCTGCACCTGGAGGCCCGGGCGGCCCGGATCCACTCCGCAACCGGCGACGGCTTCCTCATCGTCGAGGCCCGGGTCCTCGCCGTGCACGCCGACCCGGGCATCGTCGTGCCCGGCACCGACCACGTCGACCCGGGTGCCTGGAACCCGTTGATCTACAACTTCCGCCACTACTTCGGGCTCGGGCCGCAGCTCGGCCACAGTTTCCGCTCGGAGACGCCAGCGGACGGCCGCGACCGTTCCTGA
- a CDS encoding thiopeptide-type bacteriocin biosynthesis protein has product MTDWQSWHLHVDSLAPRAVEAAVLDVVGPTVAEFGRNADRPRPWFFIRYWQGGPHVRLRLADAGPDAAAVQEALARRTAAVNAALPAGSRLTTEDYRRSAAPIADRGEAGIPLPLTPLLPPGSHPARYEPEFDRYGGSALIGVSEALFHASSVVCLRACQARAGGSRTAADGLEAMAATLSAWPGDRLALLRGARDGWARWLGAEFDDAAEQARTLAHLVPALRELTDGATSRWTPWTARLGAAAQEWIDRLGPARARQVFGSHLHMTQNRLGVGATREGRLAAILLILLDGAP; this is encoded by the coding sequence ATGACCGACTGGCAGAGCTGGCACCTGCATGTCGACAGTCTCGCCCCCCGGGCGGTCGAGGCGGCGGTGCTCGACGTGGTCGGGCCCACCGTGGCCGAGTTCGGGCGAAACGCGGACCGCCCCCGACCGTGGTTCTTCATCCGCTACTGGCAGGGTGGTCCACACGTACGTTTACGGCTGGCCGACGCCGGTCCGGACGCCGCAGCCGTCCAGGAGGCGCTGGCGCGCCGGACGGCGGCCGTCAACGCGGCCCTGCCGGCCGGGTCCCGGTTGACCACGGAGGACTATCGGCGGTCGGCCGCACCGATCGCCGACCGGGGCGAGGCCGGTATCCCGCTGCCACTTACCCCACTGCTGCCGCCCGGCTCGCATCCCGCCCGGTACGAGCCGGAGTTCGACCGCTACGGCGGCAGCGCGCTGATCGGCGTCAGCGAAGCCCTGTTCCACGCGTCCAGCGTGGTGTGCCTGCGGGCGTGCCAGGCCCGCGCGGGCGGTTCGCGGACCGCCGCGGACGGGTTGGAGGCGATGGCCGCGACCCTTTCCGCGTGGCCCGGTGACCGGCTCGCGCTGCTGCGTGGCGCCCGGGACGGGTGGGCGCGGTGGCTGGGCGCAGAGTTCGACGACGCCGCGGAGCAGGCCCGGACCCTCGCGCATCTCGTACCGGCCCTGCGGGAGCTCACCGACGGCGCCACCTCCCGGTGGACTCCCTGGACGGCACGGCTCGGTGCTGCCGCCCAGGAGTGGATCGACCGGCTCGGGCCCGCCCGGGCCCGGCAGGTCTTCGGCTCCCACCTGCACATGACCCAGAATCGACTCGGGGTCGGCGCCACGCGTGAGGGCCGCCTCGCCGCGATCCTGCTGATCCTGCTCGACGGCGCTCCGTGA
- a CDS encoding YcaO-like family protein → MGDRQATRTRPVGPEGRTPGQGDLPAAAGGAASFLPWLAEVVGAVLTGRRPHAPVGPGDLIAVSATGTVTRHRVVRTFRCRLCGGSDRPLLTGPDVPPGPLVRQRHPSPDPVPTRSGAPFGLDPDRMRAALGDGRFGPLVRVARNAAGAFPLVEAELLAGTPAGAGRAVRFREAEAIAVLEAYERLGGYPHAAPIVPQRTRRELGDLALDPTRLGGYTDRQLAAPTCRIRPYHEDAPLDWVWGRPLDGSAPRLVPAEVGFYRYGYGLRGTDPRPYFLESSSGSALGNSLPEAALHSLLELAERDAFLLAWHRRRPLPTIDPDSLTDPDCRMMLRLARARGYDVHLLKATADIDVPVVWALAIHRDRALPASFSTAGCHPDPVAAARAALWELCQLVAAGLAWDPAEVEPMVTDPWLVEDIAHHWRRYTFPQLLPRVETVLGGPVGTVEDAFPDWPQQLSRAADGDVTGALEFVAGRFAAAGLDDILVVDQSTPDHTAAGLTVVKCVVPGIVPMCFGQAHQRLSGLPRLRAALGPDADDRSPDPHPFP, encoded by the coding sequence TTGGGAGACCGCCAAGCGACCCGAACGCGACCGGTCGGACCGGAGGGTCGTACGCCTGGGCAGGGCGACCTGCCCGCGGCGGCCGGCGGCGCGGCGTCCTTCCTGCCCTGGCTGGCCGAGGTCGTCGGCGCGGTGCTGACCGGCCGCCGGCCGCACGCACCGGTCGGTCCGGGCGACCTGATCGCCGTCTCCGCGACCGGCACGGTCACCCGCCACCGGGTGGTCCGTACCTTCCGCTGCCGGCTCTGCGGCGGGTCGGACCGGCCGCTGCTGACCGGGCCGGACGTGCCACCCGGGCCACTGGTCCGGCAGCGGCATCCGTCGCCCGACCCGGTACCGACCCGCTCGGGTGCCCCGTTCGGGCTCGACCCGGACCGGATGCGGGCTGCCCTCGGTGACGGCCGGTTCGGTCCGCTGGTCCGGGTGGCCCGCAACGCGGCCGGCGCCTTCCCGCTGGTCGAGGCGGAACTGCTGGCCGGTACCCCGGCCGGAGCCGGGCGGGCGGTCCGGTTCCGCGAGGCGGAGGCGATCGCGGTGCTGGAGGCGTACGAGCGCCTCGGCGGTTATCCGCACGCGGCGCCGATCGTGCCGCAGCGCACCCGCCGGGAACTCGGTGACCTGGCCCTCGACCCGACCCGGCTGGGGGGATACACCGACCGGCAGCTCGCCGCGCCGACCTGCCGGATCCGCCCGTACCACGAGGACGCCCCGCTGGACTGGGTGTGGGGCCGCCCGCTGGACGGCTCGGCGCCCCGGCTGGTCCCGGCGGAGGTGGGTTTCTACCGCTACGGGTACGGACTACGCGGCACCGACCCGCGACCGTACTTCCTGGAGTCGTCCAGTGGCAGTGCGCTGGGCAACAGCCTGCCCGAGGCGGCTCTGCACTCGCTGCTCGAACTGGCCGAGCGGGACGCCTTCCTGCTCGCCTGGCACCGGCGACGGCCACTGCCGACGATCGATCCGGACTCGCTGACCGATCCGGACTGCCGGATGATGCTGCGCCTCGCCCGTGCCCGGGGTTACGACGTGCACCTGCTGAAGGCCACCGCCGACATCGACGTCCCGGTGGTGTGGGCATTGGCGATCCATCGTGACCGGGCCCTGCCGGCCAGCTTCAGCACCGCCGGCTGCCACCCCGATCCGGTGGCCGCTGCCCGGGCCGCGCTGTGGGAGCTGTGCCAACTGGTTGCCGCCGGGCTGGCGTGGGACCCGGCCGAGGTGGAGCCGATGGTCACCGACCCCTGGCTGGTCGAGGACATCGCGCACCACTGGCGGCGGTACACGTTCCCGCAACTGCTCCCCCGGGTGGAGACCGTCCTGGGCGGCCCGGTCGGCACCGTCGAGGACGCCTTCCCCGACTGGCCGCAGCAGTTGAGCCGGGCCGCCGACGGCGATGTCACCGGCGCGCTCGAGTTCGTCGCCGGCCGGTTCGCCGCCGCCGGGCTCGACGACATCCTCGTCGTCGACCAGTCCACCCCCGACCACACCGCCGCCGGACTCACCGTGGTCAAGTGCGTCGTGCCGGGGATCGTACCCATGTGCTTCGGCCAGGCCCACCAGCGGCTCTCCGGCCTGCCCCGGCTGCGCGCCGCACTCGGGCCGGACGCCGACGACCGGTCCCCGGACCCGCACCCGTTCCCCTGA
- a CDS encoding YciI family protein, which yields MAKYAILIYEDPAYYANISPEAWPAMVDAHSKFVEQVFALGGSLAGGEALAPPTTATTVKGGGTVTDGPFVETKETLNGFYVVEARDLDHAVEIAKLCPAPAPGGGVEVRPVVDPTTNPF from the coding sequence ATGGCCAAGTACGCGATCCTCATCTACGAAGACCCGGCCTACTACGCGAACATCTCGCCCGAGGCGTGGCCTGCGATGGTCGACGCGCACAGCAAGTTCGTCGAGCAGGTCTTCGCGCTCGGTGGGTCCCTGGCGGGCGGGGAGGCGCTCGCGCCCCCGACGACGGCCACCACGGTCAAGGGTGGCGGCACGGTGACGGACGGCCCGTTCGTCGAGACCAAGGAGACCCTCAACGGCTTCTACGTCGTCGAGGCGCGTGACCTCGACCACGCCGTCGAGATCGCCAAGCTGTGCCCGGCCCCGGCCCCCGGCGGCGGCGTCGAGGTCCGCCCGGTCGTGGACCCGACGACGAACCCGTTCTGA
- a CDS encoding nitroreductase family protein, whose product MSWADLLWRRSAGRVPAGTYGFALTPSPVGEEALRAMLAWLAVPPPGGPLREVAARVRVTVALQRVGDRPTGAYRVVSGEPEPHRLDPHLLRRMQPGFGRPPSADTDAGFRHASLVWVFSTDVDALLDDLGPAAWSLLQLWCGWATQGLCLAAAAHGLVARPARSFDEHHVQPLAGLDRREVPVFMTVCGTSRFTEPMLDLRS is encoded by the coding sequence TTGAGCTGGGCCGACCTGCTCTGGCGGCGCAGCGCCGGCCGGGTCCCGGCCGGCACGTACGGGTTCGCGCTGACCCCTTCCCCGGTCGGTGAGGAGGCGCTGCGGGCCATGCTGGCGTGGCTCGCCGTGCCGCCGCCGGGCGGGCCGCTGCGCGAGGTCGCCGCCCGGGTACGCGTCACGGTGGCGCTCCAGCGGGTCGGCGACCGGCCCACCGGCGCCTACCGGGTGGTGTCCGGCGAACCCGAACCGCACCGGCTCGACCCGCACCTGCTGCGCCGGATGCAGCCCGGGTTCGGCCGACCACCGTCCGCCGACACCGACGCCGGCTTCCGGCACGCGTCCCTGGTCTGGGTGTTCTCCACCGACGTGGACGCGCTGCTCGACGACCTGGGCCCGGCCGCGTGGAGCCTGCTGCAACTGTGGTGCGGCTGGGCGACCCAGGGCCTCTGCCTGGCCGCCGCCGCGCACGGACTGGTCGCCCGTCCGGCCCGATCCTTCGATGAGCACCACGTCCAGCCGTTGGCCGGTCTCGACCGGCGGGAGGTGCCGGTGTTCATGACGGTCTGCGGCACGTCCCGCTTCACCGAGCCGATGCTGGACCTGCGGTCATGA